From a single Methylacidiphilum kamchatkense Kam1 genomic region:
- a CDS encoding Zn-finger protein — MQPESSKRLDSKTQLIRCPACGHSQVESRWALSTICKKCYHYIGLATKKDPVSFLPSIPSKTREITCPYCQNSQKIYAQALSVGCAFCGAYLYVENLCLKGKIKRKISTLGDVNFEAGSEYAGPTVQGRRIRIRGIMQCSFKALEEVEFFSQSVVKGIVVAPRVIVNRFSSAKVKEVVSYELIVKGQLECETIIARDFLKIESFGRITTKKMLTNRLVAELFSRLEADFETYSLLTRDIHKNGIELGEERLFLT; from the coding sequence ATGCAACCAGAGAGTTCCAAGCGATTAGATAGTAAAACGCAACTTATTAGGTGTCCTGCTTGTGGACATTCTCAAGTTGAATCCAGATGGGCGTTGTCAACTATTTGTAAGAAATGCTACCATTATATTGGGCTTGCTACAAAAAAAGACCCCGTTTCATTTCTTCCTTCTATTCCCTCCAAGACGCGTGAAATTACCTGCCCTTACTGTCAAAACTCTCAAAAAATTTATGCTCAAGCCCTTTCTGTCGGTTGTGCTTTCTGTGGGGCCTATCTTTATGTGGAAAATCTTTGCCTAAAAGGAAAGATAAAAAGAAAAATATCGACTCTTGGAGATGTTAATTTTGAGGCTGGATCGGAATATGCGGGACCTACTGTACAAGGAAGAAGAATAAGAATCAGGGGGATAATGCAATGTTCTTTTAAAGCCTTGGAAGAAGTGGAATTTTTCTCGCAGAGTGTTGTCAAAGGAATAGTCGTTGCGCCGCGGGTAATTGTTAATCGATTTTCTTCTGCCAAAGTAAAGGAAGTGGTTAGTTACGAGCTTATAGTTAAAGGACAACTTGAGTGTGAGACCATCATTGCCAGAGATTTTTTGAAAATTGAATCTTTCGGTAGGATTACGACAAAAAAAATGTTAACCAATAGGCTTGTGGCTGAACTTTTTTCTCGGCTAGAAGCGGACTTCGAAACTTATTCGTTACTTACTCGAGATATCCATAAAAATGGAATAGAGCTAGGAGAAGAGAGGCTCTTTTTAACTTAA
- a CDS encoding retropepsin-like aspartic protease has translation MTKVGIVILLFKISFFQNSFCKNLPVNQEQYKSLASKKELLKAYKARGFLALYSNRTREARKFFQMCYSLSPQDAKLCELLAIASLRQNDRRGAIFWMHQAHLNDLARFYLGIKQPFECATPFQIATCQLLDTSYPVVPIEIDGHFFAFLIDTGTSTSIVDKKVAEAVGLKEGCTSEVILSNGKRIQGALSTLPILCIGSFAIKNVPVMLIEKLKPLSFDAENSFHGVLGTDLLSRFNILIDYQTKKIVISKTAMELGTAFLSGSKLLAEIPFLFSPQGLLLVKGSIQSKEVFFIYDTGSGGYPLEFNQKYRSTFFGFSGAARSSLTFGPVAIKKISETLTQLPSALEEREEIPIGGIIGNRLFSGYKVLLNFQKMVLQLYD, from the coding sequence ATGACAAAGGTAGGTATTGTTATTCTTCTTTTCAAAATTTCATTCTTTCAAAATTCTTTTTGTAAAAATCTGCCAGTAAATCAAGAACAATATAAGTCTTTGGCAAGCAAAAAAGAGCTTCTAAAGGCTTACAAAGCCAGAGGATTTTTAGCTCTTTATTCGAATCGGACTAGAGAAGCCAGAAAATTTTTTCAAATGTGTTATTCTCTCTCTCCTCAGGATGCAAAGCTTTGTGAACTTTTGGCCATAGCATCTCTTAGGCAAAACGATAGAAGGGGAGCAATCTTTTGGATGCACCAAGCCCATTTGAACGATCTAGCCCGTTTTTATCTGGGGATAAAGCAACCTTTTGAGTGTGCGACTCCTTTTCAAATCGCAACCTGTCAGTTACTTGACACCTCTTATCCAGTCGTTCCGATAGAAATTGATGGCCATTTTTTTGCTTTTCTCATCGATACAGGGACTTCGACATCTATTGTGGATAAAAAAGTGGCAGAAGCTGTTGGACTAAAAGAAGGATGCACATCGGAAGTGATTTTAAGCAATGGAAAAAGGATTCAGGGAGCTTTGAGTACGCTCCCAATTTTATGTATCGGCTCTTTTGCAATTAAAAATGTTCCGGTAATGCTTATCGAAAAGCTAAAGCCCCTTTCCTTCGATGCAGAGAATAGCTTTCATGGAGTATTGGGAACAGATTTGCTGTCAAGATTCAATATACTCATTGATTATCAAACAAAGAAGATTGTCATTTCAAAAACGGCTATGGAGCTAGGGACTGCCTTTCTATCTGGGTCAAAATTATTGGCTGAAATTCCTTTTTTGTTTAGCCCTCAAGGACTTCTACTAGTAAAAGGAAGTATTCAGTCGAAGGAAGTTTTTTTTATTTATGACACTGGGTCAGGAGGGTACCCATTGGAATTTAATCAAAAATATAGGAGTACATTTTTTGGGTTTTCAGGAGCTGCTAGAAGCTCATTGACATTTGGTCCGGTAGCAATCAAGAAAATAAGCGAAACTTTGACTCAACTTCCATCGGCTCTAGAAGAAAGAGAAGAAATACCTATAGGTGGCATCATTGGAAATAGGCTCTTTTCTGGATACAAAGTGTTATTGAATTTCCAAAAAATGGTTTTACAGCTATATGACTAG
- a CDS encoding acyl-CoA reductase: protein MQTLERIEMLDAICKLFPEIGFRGKEDLIRLVELELKSLTALDDFFEYGQAKTKAIAPRQIYHVLAANLYVAGFQSVLLGLLVGSFNVVQCPKPVTESLLRFISFLPKELKNQVELCFAFNQKAFEQSDCIVVFGGNRTIEHFKALTPSDKRFIGHGHKVSLIWVGTIENINREKITLSAKDISLFSQLGCLSPQSMLIEETTPTNTILSFCGALAESLSQTSSEKGFDINMEELATIKQLRDCSKALGWTVWESSLTEINPWTVIHRRSNSFEPTCGYRTIYVDSVDKTKLKEWLKPIQGMISTVGVFETIPDDIVRIFIDAGATRFCSVGQMQEPSAFWHHDGRNRIEDLVRWVDWEIPN, encoded by the coding sequence ATGCAAACTTTGGAAAGAATTGAAATGCTTGATGCAATTTGCAAACTTTTCCCAGAAATTGGCTTCAGAGGAAAAGAGGATCTCATCCGGCTTGTGGAACTGGAATTAAAAAGTTTAACTGCTTTGGATGACTTCTTTGAATATGGACAAGCGAAAACCAAGGCTATCGCTCCACGACAAATATATCATGTACTGGCAGCCAACTTATACGTAGCTGGTTTTCAAAGTGTTTTACTTGGGCTACTGGTAGGCTCTTTCAATGTTGTTCAGTGTCCCAAACCGGTCACAGAATCACTCTTAAGGTTTATTTCTTTCCTTCCAAAAGAGTTGAAAAATCAAGTCGAACTTTGTTTTGCATTCAACCAAAAAGCCTTTGAACAATCCGATTGCATTGTTGTTTTTGGTGGGAATCGGACAATTGAGCATTTCAAAGCTCTAACTCCTAGTGACAAACGATTTATCGGCCATGGCCATAAAGTCAGCCTAATTTGGGTAGGCACAATCGAAAACATAAACAGAGAAAAAATAACCCTAAGCGCTAAAGATATCAGTCTTTTTAGCCAGTTAGGCTGTCTTTCTCCTCAATCAATGCTCATCGAAGAGACCACACCAACCAACACCATTCTATCTTTTTGCGGAGCTCTTGCGGAAAGTCTGAGTCAGACAAGCTCAGAAAAAGGCTTTGATATTAATATGGAAGAACTCGCAACTATTAAACAACTCCGGGATTGTTCAAAGGCCCTGGGTTGGACTGTATGGGAAAGTAGCCTAACAGAGATTAATCCCTGGACGGTAATCCATAGAAGATCCAACAGTTTTGAACCCACTTGTGGCTATCGAACCATTTATGTTGACAGTGTGGACAAAACAAAGCTAAAGGAATGGCTGAAACCTATCCAGGGTATGATAAGTACGGTAGGTGTTTTCGAAACAATTCCAGATGATATTGTTAGGATTTTTATTGACGCTGGGGCCACAAGATTTTGTTCTGTAGGACAAATGCAAGAGCCTTCGGCATTTTGGCATCATGACGGAAGGAATAGGATCGAGGATTTAGTGAGATGGGTTGACTGGGAAATCCCGAATTAG
- the folE2 gene encoding GTP cyclohydrolase FolE2, which translates to MKNSLSASLADCQSQQDHRKIKIHRVGVKGLRYPIEVRDKNFESQHTVATVSLLVDLPHHFKGTHMSRFVEVLNAHGRMVHVCNVFSIVHELQKKLHAETAHVIMEFPYFIEKIAPVTGSKGLVDYQVRFEAAAYLDETDFVMWVTVPVTTLCPCSKAISDRGAHNQRGYVSVAIRFVQTIWIEDVIEMVEASASSPIYSLLKRPDEKYVTELAFDNPVFVEDLVRNVALRLNANQDILWYRVEAENMESIHNHAAYACVEKELET; encoded by the coding sequence ATGAAAAATTCATTGTCTGCTTCTTTAGCTGATTGTCAGAGTCAACAGGATCATAGAAAAATCAAAATACACCGAGTAGGAGTTAAAGGTCTAAGGTATCCTATAGAAGTACGAGACAAAAATTTCGAAAGCCAACATACAGTGGCTACCGTATCGCTTCTTGTGGATCTTCCGCATCATTTTAAGGGCACACACATGAGCAGATTTGTTGAGGTGCTCAATGCGCATGGTCGGATGGTGCATGTCTGTAATGTTTTTTCGATCGTCCATGAACTCCAGAAGAAATTACATGCGGAAACTGCCCATGTAATCATGGAATTTCCTTATTTCATTGAAAAAATTGCCCCGGTGACTGGTTCAAAAGGCCTAGTTGATTATCAGGTAAGGTTTGAAGCAGCGGCCTATCTTGATGAGACGGATTTTGTTATGTGGGTTACTGTTCCCGTGACCACATTGTGTCCTTGTTCAAAAGCAATCAGTGATCGGGGAGCTCATAACCAAAGAGGGTATGTGTCGGTTGCCATTAGATTTGTTCAAACGATCTGGATTGAAGATGTCATAGAAATGGTTGAAGCCTCGGCTAGTAGTCCGATTTATTCTCTTCTTAAAAGACCCGATGAAAAATATGTTACCGAATTGGCTTTCGATAACCCTGTGTTTGTAGAAGACTTAGTGAGGAATGTGGCTCTTAGGCTCAATGCCAATCAAGATATCCTCTGGTACCGAGTAGAAGCCGAGAATATGGAAAGCATTCATAATCATGCTGCTTACGCTTGTGTGGAAAAAGAGCTAGAAACTTAA
- a CDS encoding small basic protein, whose amino-acid sequence MSQHRSYRSGSMLAAKRNVLKRYERINILKKQGKWKEGDRVLGLPKTKPV is encoded by the coding sequence ATGTCTCAACATAGAAGCTACCGAAGTGGTTCCATGTTAGCAGCCAAAAGAAATGTGCTTAAAAGATATGAGCGGATTAATATTTTGAAAAAGCAAGGAAAATGGAAGGAAGGGGATAGGGTTCTTGGCCTACCAAAGACCAAGCCAGTCTAA
- a CDS encoding ChaN family lipoprotein, which translates to MKKIFILLIFFLSFCRIGNAAEGIWIDLKTGAIVSQKELIEDLSKARILYLGEVHTLHSHHKAQLELLKLLYNRHIPLALALESLEAKDQKIIDQFINGQLSFKQFSEAIQWKKKWPNYLDYKPLCLFAQKHHIPLIGIDTTHSIISKVAREGYHSLAKKEQAAFPLATIPPLYRRFLTPYLSVHAFMDKQRIAFAIEAQRLRESSMAKHILSFLNSPLGSKRTMCVVTGEVHVRYGLGIPQLTQQFAQRILLFGSKEPLRLSKKEQQISKQLVLDHQSFSFIPSTVADYFELLAF; encoded by the coding sequence GTGAAAAAAATATTCATTCTACTCATTTTTTTCTTAAGCTTTTGTCGCATTGGGAATGCTGCAGAAGGGATCTGGATAGATCTAAAGACTGGAGCAATTGTAAGTCAAAAAGAACTAATAGAAGATCTTTCCAAGGCTCGAATTCTCTATTTGGGCGAAGTACACACTCTCCATAGCCATCATAAAGCCCAGCTTGAACTTTTAAAACTTCTATACAACAGGCACATTCCTCTGGCTTTGGCGTTGGAATCCCTCGAAGCCAAGGATCAAAAGATAATCGATCAGTTTATAAATGGTCAGCTCTCTTTCAAACAATTTTCAGAAGCCATTCAATGGAAGAAGAAATGGCCTAACTACTTGGATTACAAACCACTTTGCCTTTTTGCTCAAAAACATCACATACCTCTGATCGGTATAGACACGACTCATTCTATTATTTCAAAAGTAGCAAGGGAAGGCTATCATTCCCTAGCAAAAAAAGAACAAGCCGCATTCCCATTGGCCACCATACCCCCGTTATATAGGAGATTTTTAACTCCCTATCTTTCGGTCCATGCTTTTATGGATAAACAAAGGATTGCCTTTGCTATAGAAGCACAAAGACTTAGAGAAAGCTCTATGGCAAAGCACATCCTAAGCTTTCTGAATTCTCCTCTTGGTTCTAAAAGAACCATGTGTGTCGTCACAGGGGAGGTCCACGTCCGTTATGGTCTTGGCATTCCTCAATTGACACAGCAATTTGCTCAAAGAATCCTACTTTTTGGTTCAAAAGAGCCTCTACGGCTCTCTAAAAAAGAACAGCAAATAAGTAAGCAATTAGTGTTAGATCACCAAAGCTTTTCTTTTATTCCCTCCACCGTAGCCGATTATTTTGAACTCTTAGCGTTTTGA
- the hisI gene encoding phosphoribosyl-AMP cyclohydrolase, producing the protein MKPTVYEIEEGNKLLPRFDLHEYLPCITLDAETGEVLMLGYMNKEALERTIETGLATYYSRSRKKIWVKGEESGFFQHVKDIFIDDDQDTILLKVKVDGGASCHVGYRSCFYRKLKAGSKEELEFTEKHKVFDPKIVYKHSS; encoded by the coding sequence ATGAAGCCAACGGTTTACGAAATTGAAGAAGGAAATAAATTATTGCCACGATTTGATCTTCATGAGTATTTGCCTTGTATCACTCTGGATGCGGAAACTGGGGAAGTGCTTATGTTAGGATACATGAATAAAGAGGCTTTGGAAAGAACAATAGAAACAGGGTTGGCAACTTATTATAGCCGATCGCGAAAAAAAATTTGGGTCAAAGGAGAGGAATCGGGATTTTTTCAACACGTGAAGGATATTTTCATCGATGATGATCAAGATACCATACTTTTAAAAGTGAAAGTCGATGGCGGTGCCTCCTGTCATGTTGGTTATAGAAGTTGTTTTTATAGAAAGCTAAAAGCGGGAAGCAAAGAAGAACTTGAATTTACTGAAAAACATAAAGTTTTTGATCCAAAAATTGTTTATAAACATAGCTCATGA
- a CDS encoding LuxE/PaaK family acyltransferase: MEGQRSFFQDPANRQWWIHQLLSLRENPQNFESLAFRLYDFQRKHCPPYKTLMETISNRISSWKEIPAIPQELFKKETIFCYTVEQAAGYYLTSGTTSGIQGRHYFLDPLIYKAMSLQGANEAAIPINTACLHFLTESPHENPHSSLSAMFSFWAETNPFPSHFWIQNKTFCIDPFLQKLSLDISAGRKVGICGTAFSFVLLMEKHPISLSLPQGSFILETGGMKGKYKEIDKKEFYQKLSSYFGITLDHIFSEYGMTELSSQAYSKGTNGTFLVPPWAKVLVIDPRTEKECQVGQKGLVRWIDLANVDSVLCIQTLDIAIKTQEGFYLIGRSNHAPPRGCSLSIEEMAFFENTHR, encoded by the coding sequence ATGGAAGGCCAAAGAAGTTTTTTTCAAGATCCAGCTAATAGGCAGTGGTGGATTCATCAATTATTAAGCCTTCGAGAAAATCCTCAAAATTTCGAATCATTAGCTTTTAGATTATATGATTTTCAAAGGAAACATTGCCCTCCCTATAAAACTTTGATGGAAACTATTTCAAATCGCATTTCTTCTTGGAAAGAAATTCCCGCCATTCCCCAAGAACTTTTCAAAAAAGAAACCATCTTTTGTTACACCGTTGAACAGGCAGCAGGCTATTACCTTACCAGTGGCACCACCTCTGGAATCCAAGGAAGACATTATTTTTTAGATCCATTGATTTATAAGGCTATGTCTTTACAGGGAGCTAACGAAGCTGCTATCCCTATCAATACAGCATGTCTTCATTTCCTAACAGAATCTCCTCATGAAAATCCTCATAGCTCCCTTTCTGCAATGTTTTCTTTTTGGGCAGAAACAAACCCTTTCCCGTCCCATTTTTGGATTCAAAACAAAACATTTTGCATTGATCCCTTTCTCCAAAAACTCAGTTTGGACATTTCAGCCGGCAGAAAAGTTGGAATCTGTGGAACGGCTTTCAGCTTCGTTTTACTCATGGAAAAACACCCTATATCTTTATCGCTTCCTCAGGGCTCTTTTATCCTTGAAACAGGGGGGATGAAAGGAAAGTATAAAGAGATCGACAAAAAAGAATTTTATCAAAAATTATCTTCTTACTTTGGGATCACACTCGACCATATCTTCAGCGAGTATGGGATGACAGAATTATCTAGTCAGGCTTATTCCAAAGGAACTAATGGGACATTTTTAGTCCCTCCATGGGCCAAAGTTTTGGTTATCGATCCTAGAACAGAAAAAGAATGTCAAGTCGGTCAAAAAGGTTTGGTCCGTTGGATAGATCTTGCCAATGTCGATTCTGTTCTTTGCATACAAACTCTCGATATAGCAATAAAAACTCAAGAAGGATTTTATCTTATAGGAAGATCTAATCATGCTCCCCCAAGGGGTTGTTCTTTAAGCATTGAAGAAATGGCCTTTTTTGAAAACACCCATCGTTAG
- a CDS encoding 2-oxoglutarate dehydrogenase E1 component has product MRQKPSLSVSSMVPSNRKSIGIENLALLEEYYQRWKKDPTSVSADWNNFFEGFEFGYESLKNGQLEKKVERRAPTDALKKQRAVYELIHAYRTLGHYIANLDPLGFNQYEYDELKLERFGLNQKDLESYFDSGDLAGGGRRTLREILEILKKSYCSTLTVEFMHMDSFVQRKWITERIEGKSFHAGFSKEHKKQILYDLLKAELFEAFLHTRYVGQKRFSLEGSCTLIPMMDALIEACPAHGIERLVVGMAHRGRLNFVANVLQQDYKVIFDEFSENYIPEGVLGDGDVRYHLGFEAALKTKAGAIVTVGLTPNPSHLEAVNPVVEGKARAWERRLKDTEHRKKVLPLLIHGDASFMGQGVVQETLNLSRLEGYTTGGTLHIIVNNQIGFTTVPQDGRSTHHCTAVALMLGIPIFHVNSDDPLAAVFAVLLALEYRQVFGQDVVVDLVGYRKYGHNEGDEPSFTQPLLYKAIAQHPNISDIFLDQLIKSGEMTREEANEYRKIFVAELNQKMEESKEWIKQENPPTLRPRLSCPRIFDPVKTAVPLEEFLYVGNALVKEPPDFNLNPKIRKILEERKAMVEGKQPILLPFAETMAFGTLLYEGIPVRLSGQDSRRGTFSQRHAVLYDTKVSKKYVPLANIHPNQAIFCIYNSPLSEYAVLGFDYGYSLDYPEALIIWEAQYGDFANGAQVIIDLYLVSSESKWGVTSNIVLLLPHGYEGQGPEHSSARVERFLQACAEDNIVVANCTTPANYFHILRRQVLRGFSKPLILFTHKSLLRNPQCASTIPEFVQGSFEEVLADPQVNQPSSKVILCTGKVYYDLIDYRSRLGRMDIPIVRIEQLYPLHEKKLKEIVLRYQPKSLVWCQEEPKNMGAWSYMFPKLNDIFSLPVLYAGREASASTATGSMAYHRLEQQKLLSDAFGR; this is encoded by the coding sequence ATGAGACAAAAGCCTTCTCTTTCCGTTTCTTCCATGGTTCCTTCAAACCGGAAATCCATTGGGATCGAAAATCTTGCTTTACTTGAGGAATATTACCAACGCTGGAAAAAAGATCCGACTTCTGTCTCTGCTGATTGGAACAATTTTTTTGAAGGGTTTGAATTCGGATATGAATCCTTAAAAAATGGTCAGCTGGAAAAGAAAGTCGAAAGGCGCGCTCCAACCGATGCTTTAAAAAAGCAACGTGCCGTTTATGAACTTATTCATGCCTATCGCACCCTTGGGCATTATATAGCCAATCTTGATCCGTTGGGATTCAATCAGTATGAATATGACGAATTGAAGCTAGAAAGATTTGGGTTAAATCAAAAAGACCTTGAAAGCTATTTTGATTCTGGAGATCTGGCTGGAGGGGGGCGAAGAACGTTACGGGAGATATTAGAGATTCTTAAAAAATCTTATTGTTCTACGTTGACTGTTGAGTTTATGCACATGGATTCTTTTGTGCAAAGAAAATGGATCACCGAGCGGATTGAAGGAAAGTCCTTTCATGCTGGTTTCTCGAAAGAACACAAGAAGCAAATTCTTTATGATCTATTAAAAGCGGAGCTGTTTGAAGCATTTTTACATACTCGATACGTTGGACAGAAAAGATTTTCTTTGGAGGGAAGTTGTACGCTCATTCCTATGATGGATGCCCTTATAGAAGCTTGTCCAGCCCATGGGATTGAGCGGCTTGTTGTTGGAATGGCGCATCGAGGAAGGCTTAATTTTGTTGCCAATGTTTTGCAGCAGGATTATAAGGTCATCTTTGATGAATTTTCTGAAAATTACATTCCAGAAGGGGTGTTGGGCGATGGGGATGTTCGGTATCATCTAGGGTTTGAAGCAGCTCTGAAAACCAAAGCTGGTGCTATTGTAACAGTAGGCTTAACGCCTAACCCAAGCCATTTGGAAGCTGTTAATCCTGTGGTGGAAGGCAAAGCCAGAGCTTGGGAAAGAAGACTAAAAGATACAGAGCATAGAAAAAAAGTTTTACCTCTGCTCATTCATGGAGATGCCTCGTTTATGGGGCAAGGAGTTGTGCAGGAAACTTTGAATCTTTCTAGGTTGGAAGGGTATACAACTGGTGGTACTCTGCATATTATTGTCAATAATCAGATTGGTTTTACAACGGTTCCTCAGGATGGGCGATCCACGCATCATTGTACGGCCGTAGCACTGATGCTAGGAATTCCTATTTTTCATGTCAACAGTGATGATCCTTTGGCAGCAGTTTTTGCTGTGCTGCTAGCTTTAGAGTACAGGCAAGTTTTTGGTCAGGATGTGGTTGTTGATCTTGTGGGCTATAGAAAGTATGGACATAACGAGGGGGACGAACCTAGTTTTACTCAACCTCTTCTTTATAAGGCAATAGCACAGCATCCTAATATCAGTGATATCTTCTTGGATCAGTTGATAAAATCAGGAGAGATGACAAGAGAAGAGGCAAATGAATATCGAAAAATATTTGTAGCTGAGTTGAACCAAAAAATGGAGGAGTCGAAGGAATGGATTAAACAAGAAAATCCTCCCACTTTGAGGCCCAGGCTATCTTGTCCCAGGATTTTTGATCCAGTGAAAACAGCCGTTCCTTTGGAAGAATTCCTTTATGTGGGTAATGCATTGGTGAAGGAGCCTCCTGATTTCAATCTTAATCCTAAAATCCGAAAGATCCTTGAAGAAAGAAAAGCCATGGTGGAAGGCAAACAGCCCATTCTTTTACCTTTTGCTGAAACCATGGCCTTTGGCACCCTGCTCTACGAGGGAATTCCAGTGAGACTATCTGGTCAAGACAGTCGGCGTGGGACTTTCAGTCAAAGACATGCGGTACTTTATGATACTAAAGTTTCTAAGAAATATGTTCCCTTAGCGAATATCCATCCCAACCAGGCGATATTTTGTATCTACAACAGTCCTCTTTCTGAATATGCTGTTTTAGGTTTCGATTATGGCTATTCTCTAGATTATCCTGAGGCTTTAATTATTTGGGAAGCTCAATACGGTGATTTTGCTAACGGAGCTCAGGTTATTATAGATCTATACCTCGTTAGCTCTGAATCGAAATGGGGGGTTACATCGAACATCGTGTTGCTATTGCCGCATGGATATGAAGGACAGGGTCCTGAGCATTCTAGCGCACGAGTGGAGAGATTCCTTCAAGCATGTGCTGAAGATAATATCGTTGTTGCTAATTGTACTACCCCAGCCAATTATTTTCATATCTTAAGAAGACAGGTTTTGCGAGGCTTTTCTAAGCCCTTAATCCTTTTCACACATAAAAGCCTTTTACGCAACCCACAATGTGCCTCTACCATTCCAGAATTTGTTCAAGGGTCTTTCGAAGAAGTCTTGGCGGATCCTCAGGTCAATCAACCAAGCTCAAAAGTTATCTTGTGCACTGGAAAAGTCTATTATGATCTAATAGACTACAGAAGCCGGCTTGGAAGGATGGATATTCCTATTGTTCGAATCGAGCAGCTGTATCCCCTGCATGAAAAGAAGCTCAAAGAGATTGTTTTAAGGTATCAACCCAAATCCCTTGTTTGGTGTCAAGAGGAGCCAAAAAACATGGGCGCTTGGAGTTATATGTTTCCTAAACTTAACGATATTTTTTCTCTTCCTGTCCTTTATGCCGGTAGGGAGGCCTCGGCCAGCACGGCTACTGGTTCAATGGCTTACCATCGGCTTGAGCAACAAAAGCTTCTTTCAGATGCCTTTGGTAGATAA
- a CDS encoding HAD family hydrolase — translation MKKDHNHYQWAAIFDWDGVLVDSVKQHEKSWRMLAAEQHKEVAQDFMNKTFGMKNEKIISEFLGWTQNPEEITQLSKRKEELYKKIVQEEGLCLIDGVKEFLDRLKQKHIPMAVCSSTTKTNIFFVLEKLGLKEYFPVIVGAEEVREGKPHPAPYLVTAQKLGYVPSRCVVFEDAPAGVESAKKAGMKVIALTTTRPKNSLEHADLVISSWKDLSLETIDVLFNDVSQQ, via the coding sequence ATGAAAAAAGACCATAATCACTACCAGTGGGCTGCTATTTTTGATTGGGATGGAGTCCTTGTCGATTCAGTCAAACAGCATGAAAAAAGTTGGCGCATGCTTGCAGCCGAACAACACAAAGAAGTTGCACAAGATTTTATGAACAAGACATTCGGCATGAAAAATGAAAAAATCATTTCCGAGTTTCTTGGCTGGACTCAAAATCCCGAAGAAATTACCCAACTTTCAAAGAGAAAGGAAGAACTTTATAAAAAAATTGTACAGGAGGAAGGCCTTTGTCTTATTGATGGAGTCAAAGAGTTTCTGGATCGTTTAAAACAGAAGCATATTCCCATGGCTGTTTGTTCTTCGACAACAAAAACCAACATCTTCTTCGTATTAGAAAAACTAGGACTCAAAGAGTATTTTCCCGTTATCGTGGGTGCTGAAGAGGTCAGGGAAGGCAAACCTCATCCTGCCCCTTATCTAGTAACAGCTCAAAAATTGGGCTATGTGCCCAGCCGCTGTGTAGTGTTCGAAGATGCCCCTGCAGGAGTTGAATCTGCAAAAAAGGCTGGCATGAAAGTGATCGCTTTGACTACTACAAGACCTAAAAACAGCTTAGAACATGCTGATCTAGTAATTTCTAGTTGGAAAGATTTGTCTTTAGAAACAATCGATGTTCTTTTTAATGATGTCTCTCAGCAATAG
- a CDS encoding bactofilin family protein, with the protein MQTKDDVTILSPYISLEGELWVRDKAIVNCHIQGKIRVGGKLEILSEAVIEGEVYAQAIEIDSGATINGRIVIGKNKLNS; encoded by the coding sequence ATGCAGACCAAAGATGACGTGACCATTTTGTCTCCGTATATTTCGCTGGAAGGAGAATTGTGGGTGAGGGATAAGGCGATTGTCAATTGTCATATTCAAGGGAAAATACGAGTTGGAGGAAAGTTGGAAATACTTTCTGAAGCGGTCATCGAAGGAGAAGTCTATGCGCAAGCCATTGAGATAGATTCGGGAGCTACAATAAATGGAAGAATAGTAATCGGAAAAAACAAGCTAAATAGTTAA